A part of Bacteroidia bacterium genomic DNA contains:
- a CDS encoding transglycosylase domain-containing protein, producing the protein MLEFFQRALAFVSRKSTWLSLFAVLAIGLKKLRKAWQKLWFYSIFNRKDFKEASFGKKILRVGYTGVICIVLFVVAMEINFLWLFGYLPSMRDVINPRVSLPTEIYSADNQLMGSFYIVRRKPVTFEEINPQTLDALIATEDIRFYQHSGLDIYALFGAVFSTVSGSKRGGSTITQQLVKNIYNTRRTSSGGLLGLIPVVNTIVAKLKEWNTALKIEFFLEKEEIITLYLNAVDFGNNSHGLQIASEYYFSKQPADLKVEESALLIGMLKGPSLYNPRRNPELALERRNVVLSQMEKYGYLQPEEKAKAEKRPIRLKIREIAKEKTVAPYFRAALVRELTEWCEENNYNLYTDGLKIYTTIDSRMQRYAETSVKQNMTTIQRSFESGFGGYKYWFDSKIEQEKKDYLKENPPPKGQKKPELPPMPTEVFLQSLIEQSDTYQRLVASGKTKEEALKEMNKPARRSLFFQNNERKVWISSVDSIKHIAQMMHCGLVSIEPTTGAVKAWVGGTNWNWFQYDHVDQAKRQAGSTFKAILYAAALQNDLEPCSMFTDKQVSFLTENDGKEEVWDPQNSDEVFTNKEMTMRSAMAKSVNTIAAQVTEQIGPDEVIKMARKLGIESDLDETLSIGLGPSSVSLLELTRAYTAFCNEGRLCQTRLVDRIIGYDDEEIAVFKPKPQKAISKHDAYSMVFMLRGSVEEPGGTSRRLYSYGICNNNEIGGKTGTSTNYADGWYIGITPALVTGVWVGAENMKVHFENANGQGGRTALPIFGQYMQMVYNDSKTGVKRGKFTAPEDYTLNLDCAKTQAKTTATVTNASSDKSGSPSATTQDPIPNPDVPPESLVKDSATESTQDTIVPKR; encoded by the coding sequence ATGCTGGAATTTTTTCAACGCGCACTGGCTTTTGTATCCAGAAAAAGTACCTGGCTGTCGCTTTTTGCTGTCCTGGCTATCGGGCTCAAAAAGCTCAGAAAGGCATGGCAAAAACTCTGGTTCTATTCGATATTTAACCGAAAAGACTTTAAGGAAGCCAGTTTCGGGAAAAAAATTCTGCGTGTCGGCTATACAGGCGTAATCTGTATTGTGCTTTTTGTAGTGGCCATGGAAATCAATTTCCTCTGGCTGTTTGGTTACCTGCCCAGCATGCGCGATGTGATCAACCCGCGTGTGTCGCTCCCCACAGAAATATATTCTGCCGACAACCAACTCATGGGCAGTTTTTATATCGTGCGGAGAAAACCCGTAACTTTTGAAGAAATCAACCCGCAGACCCTGGACGCACTCATTGCAACAGAAGACATTCGCTTTTATCAACACTCGGGACTCGATATCTACGCCCTGTTTGGTGCGGTATTTTCCACTGTAAGCGGAAGCAAACGCGGAGGCAGTACCATTACGCAGCAACTGGTCAAAAATATTTACAATACCCGCCGAACCAGTTCGGGGGGACTGCTGGGGCTTATTCCTGTCGTCAATACCATCGTAGCCAAACTGAAAGAGTGGAATACTGCGCTAAAAATTGAGTTTTTCCTCGAAAAAGAAGAAATCATTACCCTCTACCTCAACGCAGTGGATTTTGGCAACAATTCCCACGGCCTCCAAATTGCCAGTGAATATTATTTTTCCAAACAACCGGCTGACCTGAAAGTGGAGGAGTCTGCCCTTCTTATCGGAATGCTGAAAGGCCCCAGCCTCTACAATCCACGAAGAAATCCGGAACTGGCGCTCGAAAGGCGAAATGTTGTCCTCTCTCAAATGGAAAAATATGGCTACCTACAGCCTGAAGAAAAAGCCAAAGCCGAAAAAAGACCCATTCGACTGAAAATCAGGGAAATCGCTAAAGAAAAAACCGTCGCGCCCTACTTCCGGGCGGCACTGGTGAGGGAACTTACCGAATGGTGCGAAGAAAATAACTACAACCTCTATACTGACGGGCTAAAAATCTACACGACCATAGACAGTCGCATGCAACGCTACGCAGAAACATCTGTGAAGCAAAATATGACCACTATTCAGCGCAGTTTTGAGTCCGGGTTTGGTGGCTATAAATACTGGTTTGACAGCAAGATAGAACAGGAGAAAAAAGATTATCTGAAAGAAAACCCGCCTCCAAAAGGACAAAAAAAACCGGAACTCCCGCCCATGCCTACGGAGGTTTTTCTACAATCCCTGATCGAGCAGTCTGATACTTATCAACGGCTGGTCGCCAGCGGAAAGACCAAAGAAGAAGCACTGAAAGAGATGAACAAACCTGCGCGGAGAAGCCTTTTTTTTCAGAATAATGAACGGAAAGTCTGGATATCTTCGGTGGACTCGATCAAACATATTGCTCAGATGATGCACTGCGGACTGGTCAGCATAGAGCCAACCACAGGGGCTGTCAAAGCATGGGTTGGGGGCACAAACTGGAACTGGTTTCAGTACGACCATGTGGATCAGGCCAAAAGACAGGCAGGGAGCACGTTTAAGGCGATTTTGTATGCAGCAGCTCTTCAAAATGACCTCGAACCGTGCAGTATGTTTACCGACAAGCAGGTTTCTTTTCTGACCGAAAATGACGGAAAAGAAGAAGTCTGGGACCCCCAAAACTCAGACGAGGTATTCACCAACAAAGAAATGACCATGCGGTCGGCCATGGCAAAAAGCGTCAATACCATTGCCGCCCAGGTGACTGAGCAAATCGGCCCGGATGAAGTCATCAAAATGGCCCGCAAGCTGGGAATTGAAAGCGACCTGGACGAAACGCTTTCTATCGGGCTGGGACCAAGCTCGGTGTCTCTCCTTGAGCTTACCCGTGCTTATACTGCATTTTGCAATGAAGGCCGATTGTGTCAGACCCGTCTGGTAGATCGCATTATTGGATATGACGACGAAGAGATCGCAGTCTTTAAGCCAAAACCCCAAAAAGCCATCAGTAAGCACGACGCATACAGTATGGTCTTTATGCTTCGTGGGTCAGTCGAAGAGCCCGGCGGCACTTCCCGCAGACTGTACAGCTACGGTATTTGCAATAACAATGAGATAGGCGGAAAAACGGGTACCTCGACCAATTATGCCGATGGCTGGTATATTGGTATTACCCCGGCACTTGTTACAGGCGTTTGGGTAGGTGCCGAAAATATGAAAGTACACTTCGAAAACGCCAACGGCCAGGGCGGGCGCACGGCACTCCCCATCTTTGGCCAGTATATGCAAATGGTCTATAATGATTCGAAAACCGGGGTAAAAAGGGGGAAATTTACCGCCCCCGAAGATTACACCCTCAACCTTGACTGTGCAAAAACACAGGCAAAAACCACGGCGACGGTAACCAATGCCAGCTCTGATAAATCAGGTTCTCCGTCTGCCACCACCCAGGATCCCATTCCAAACCCAGACGTCCCACCTGAAAGCCTCGTAAAGGATTCTGCCACGGAATCAACCCAGGATACCATTGTACCGAAGCGGTAA